In Vibrio sp. NTOU-M3, the following proteins share a genomic window:
- a CDS encoding lysoplasmalogenase, with protein MMNLELSGASMWLAIGITALLHIVSVDKGPRWLFYITKTVPIVLMMVVAFQAESLKPTYGLFILVALAFSLIGDIFLMHPKDKFLPGLVSFLFAHLVYTACFWNETSGILNHWVPILTFSVGVIVYLLLLPSLGEMKLPVAIYCIVILNMAWAAIEYWLQTNNLSARFAVAGALIFITSDLVLAIDRFRASSGFSRHVVMVTYYTAQALLTLSATNFIYTA; from the coding sequence ATGATGAACCTTGAATTATCCGGAGCAAGTATGTGGTTAGCTATAGGGATTACAGCGTTACTTCACATCGTATCCGTCGATAAAGGCCCGCGATGGTTGTTTTACATCACCAAAACTGTCCCCATTGTTTTGATGATGGTTGTCGCTTTTCAAGCAGAGTCATTAAAACCAACCTATGGCCTATTCATACTTGTCGCTTTAGCATTTTCTTTAATTGGCGATATATTTCTCATGCATCCCAAAGACAAATTCCTTCCCGGGTTGGTCAGTTTTCTATTTGCGCATTTGGTGTATACCGCATGTTTTTGGAATGAGACAAGTGGCATCCTAAATCACTGGGTTCCAATTTTAACTTTCAGTGTTGGGGTCATCGTGTATTTACTACTGTTGCCTTCTTTAGGAGAAATGAAGTTACCAGTGGCTATTTATTGCATCGTGATTTTAAACATGGCTTGGGCAGCGATTGAGTACTGGCTGCAAACGAACAATTTGTCGGCTCGTTTTGCTGTAGCGGGAGCGCTGATTTTTATTACGTCAGATCTAGTCCTTGCCATCGATAGGTTTCGTGCAAGTTCTGGCTTTTCAAGACATGTTGTGATGGTCACCTACTATACTGCGCAAGCCCTATTAACGTTATCGGCGACAAACTTTATTTACACCGCGTAG
- a CDS encoding glycosyl hydrolase family 18 protein produces the protein MHLNKGKAGKSVFTLSTLTASCLMAFNSYAAVDCSTLPVWDSTTVYNGGDQVQHNNTAYKANYWTQGNNPEQNTGTWDEWLVVDVCATGGGNEAPTANLTSPSATDVIKEADVVVLAATAADTDGTVAKVEFLVDGVVVGESTAAPHTTNWTATAGQHEFSAIAYDDQNAASLVSSVSLTVESTQPGNELPTVSVSLSAATVDVGSVVTLSAVADDTDGTVDKVDFYVAGQLVGTAATAPYTLDYTTTQAGDLAVYAKATDNLGGTGDSALVTLKVNGVAPVANCRPDGLYQTEGVNVPYCSIYDEEGREKMGADHPRRVIGYFTSWRAGDDPQAAYLVKDIPWEQLTHINYAFVSIGSDGKVNVGDVTDPNNAATGKEWPGVDVDPALGFKGHFGALATYKERYGVKTLISIGGWAETGGHFGADGNRVADGGFYTMTTNADGSINHAGIEKFATSAVEMMRKYKFDGLDIDYEYPTSMAGAGNPYDKDFMEPRRPYLWASYQELMKVLRNKLDAASAQDGIHYMLTIAAPSSGYLLRGMETFDVTKYLDYVNIMSYDLHGAWNDHVGHNAALYDTGEDSELAQWNVYGTAAYGGIGYLNTDWAYHYFRGSMPAGRINIGVPYYTRGWQGVTGGTNGLWGRAALPDQTQCAPGTGEGEKNNCGYGATGIDNMWHDLDPQGKEMGAGSNPMWHAKNLENGVFGSYAQAYGLDPVNDPSDKLVGTYTRNYDSVAVAPWLWNAEKSVFISTEDKASIGVKADYVIDKEIGGIMFWELAGDYNCYVLDANGNRTTIDLTEQACASGNGEFHMGNSMTQTIYDKFKSATPYGNKVATGAIPTEAVDITVSIGGFKVGDQNYPINPKITFTNNTGQAIPGGTEFQFDIPVSAPDNAKDQSGGGLKVIASGHTRANNIGGLDGTMHRVAFTLPAWKDLPAGGTYELDMVYYLPISGPANYTVTVNNVDYAFKFEQPDLPLADLSAGNGGNTGGDTGGDTGTGTVIQWEAGVTQVSNGDTVMNDGKCFVAKNNPGTWDTPTTSNWFWDEVTCP, from the coding sequence ATGCATCTTAATAAGGGAAAAGCTGGTAAAAGTGTGTTTACACTTAGCACTTTGACAGCATCTTGTTTGATGGCTTTCAACAGCTATGCTGCTGTTGATTGCAGCACACTACCTGTGTGGGATTCGACGACTGTATACAACGGTGGCGATCAAGTTCAGCACAACAATACCGCTTATAAAGCAAACTACTGGACTCAAGGAAATAATCCTGAGCAGAACACGGGAACTTGGGATGAATGGTTAGTTGTCGACGTATGTGCGACAGGTGGGGGCAACGAAGCACCAACTGCAAATCTAACTTCACCAAGTGCTACGGATGTAATTAAAGAAGCAGACGTTGTTGTTCTTGCTGCAACAGCTGCAGACACAGACGGTACTGTCGCAAAAGTTGAGTTCCTAGTTGACGGTGTCGTCGTTGGTGAATCAACGGCTGCGCCACATACAACTAACTGGACTGCGACCGCTGGTCAACATGAGTTTAGTGCGATTGCATATGATGACCAAAATGCAGCGAGCTTAGTAAGTTCAGTTTCTTTGACCGTTGAGTCAACTCAACCTGGTAATGAGCTACCAACAGTAAGTGTATCACTTTCAGCTGCAACGGTTGACGTTGGTAGCGTTGTCACCCTTTCTGCTGTTGCAGACGATACTGATGGTACTGTTGATAAAGTGGATTTCTATGTTGCAGGACAGCTTGTTGGAACTGCAGCGACAGCACCATATACGCTTGATTACACAACAACCCAAGCAGGTGATCTTGCCGTTTATGCAAAAGCAACTGATAACCTTGGTGGAACTGGAGATTCGGCGCTAGTTACGCTTAAAGTTAACGGTGTTGCACCTGTTGCTAACTGTCGTCCAGACGGTTTGTATCAAACTGAAGGTGTGAACGTTCCTTACTGTTCTATTTATGACGAAGAAGGTCGTGAGAAAATGGGTGCAGACCACCCTCGTCGTGTCATCGGTTACTTTACGAGCTGGCGAGCAGGTGATGATCCACAAGCTGCATACTTAGTAAAAGATATTCCTTGGGAACAACTAACTCATATCAACTACGCGTTTGTTAGCATCGGCTCTGATGGTAAAGTCAATGTCGGTGATGTCACTGATCCAAACAACGCGGCAACGGGTAAAGAATGGCCTGGTGTAGATGTCGATCCAGCACTTGGATTTAAAGGTCACTTTGGCGCACTTGCTACTTACAAAGAGCGCTATGGTGTTAAAACTCTGATTTCGATTGGCGGTTGGGCTGAAACCGGTGGCCACTTCGGCGCTGATGGAAACCGCGTTGCTGACGGTGGTTTCTACACCATGACAACGAATGCAGATGGTTCGATTAACCATGCTGGTATCGAGAAGTTCGCAACGTCAGCTGTCGAAATGATGCGTAAGTATAAGTTCGATGGTTTAGATATTGACTACGAATACCCAACATCAATGGCAGGTGCTGGTAACCCTTACGACAAGGACTTTATGGAGCCTCGCCGCCCTTATCTATGGGCATCTTACCAAGAGCTAATGAAAGTGCTTCGTAACAAACTTGATGCGGCATCAGCTCAAGATGGCATTCACTACATGCTTACCATCGCAGCGCCATCATCTGGTTACTTGTTGCGTGGTATGGAAACATTTGATGTTACTAAGTACCTAGATTACGTCAACATCATGTCATATGACTTGCACGGTGCTTGGAATGATCACGTTGGCCATAATGCAGCGCTTTATGACACGGGTGAAGATTCTGAGTTGGCTCAATGGAACGTATATGGAACAGCAGCATACGGTGGTATCGGTTACCTAAATACTGACTGGGCATATCATTACTTCCGTGGTTCTATGCCAGCAGGCCGTATTAACATTGGTGTTCCTTACTATACTCGTGGCTGGCAAGGCGTAACTGGTGGTACTAATGGCCTTTGGGGTCGTGCTGCACTTCCTGATCAAACACAATGTGCTCCGGGTACTGGTGAAGGCGAGAAGAACAATTGTGGTTACGGTGCGACTGGCATTGATAATATGTGGCATGATTTGGACCCACAAGGTAAAGAAATGGGTGCTGGTTCAAACCCAATGTGGCACGCTAAGAACTTAGAAAACGGTGTCTTTGGTTCTTATGCTCAAGCTTACGGCCTTGACCCTGTTAATGACCCAAGTGACAAACTTGTAGGCACATATACTCGTAACTACGATTCTGTGGCTGTAGCTCCATGGTTGTGGAATGCTGAGAAGAGTGTATTCATCTCTACCGAAGACAAAGCGTCAATCGGCGTCAAAGCAGACTACGTTATTGATAAAGAGATCGGCGGTATCATGTTCTGGGAACTAGCAGGTGACTATAACTGTTATGTTCTTGATGCAAACGGCAATCGTACGACGATCGACTTAACTGAACAGGCGTGTGCTTCCGGCAATGGTGAATTCCATATGGGTAACAGTATGACGCAAACTATTTACGATAAGTTTAAGTCAGCAACACCGTATGGTAATAAAGTTGCTACAGGTGCAATCCCAACTGAAGCGGTAGACATCACAGTGTCAATCGGTGGATTCAAAGTTGGTGATCAGAACTATCCAATCAATCCGAAGATCACATTCACAAACAACACTGGTCAGGCGATTCCTGGTGGTACTGAATTCCAGTTCGATATTCCAGTATCGGCTCCGGACAATGCGAAAGACCAGTCTGGTGGTGGTTTGAAGGTTATTGCTTCTGGTCATACACGTGCTAACAACATTGGTGGTCTGGACGGAACAATGCATCGCGTAGCGTTTACGCTTCCTGCATGGAAAGACTTACCTGCTGGTGGAACGTATGAGCTGGATATGGTTTATTATCTACCTATCTCTGGCCCAGCAAACTACACAGTGACAGTGAACAATGTTGACTATGCATTCAAGTTTGAGCAACCAGACCTACCACTCGCAGACCTTTCTGCTGGCAATGGCGGAAACACAGGCGGTGATACTGGTGGAGACACAGGTACAGGAACGGTAATTCAATGGGAAGCAGGTGTAACACAGGTTAGTAATGGTGATACTGTTATGAATGATGGAAAGTGTTTTGTTGCGAAAAACAACCCTGGTACATGGGATACACCTACCACTTCAAACTGGTTCTGGGATGAAGTAACTTGTCCGTAA
- a CDS encoding GNAT family N-acetyltransferase — MIRIETSRLIMQQISENEWPLFQNLHQDEDVIRYAFDKPSVQEIRERFESRLPEWKWGSTHWLCLVIKDKNSKECIGITGLVISEKFGHTVEVGYLLKKAFHGQGYGTESLVGLIEHTQENYPVSEINAIVTDGNLPSCKLLEKAGFVLVERESDAYQIGNKLYDDLIYRYAV; from the coding sequence ATGATACGAATTGAAACATCGCGGCTTATCATGCAGCAAATCAGTGAAAACGAATGGCCTCTGTTTCAGAACCTTCATCAAGATGAAGATGTTATTCGCTATGCTTTTGACAAGCCAAGCGTTCAAGAAATTAGGGAGCGATTTGAATCAAGATTACCTGAGTGGAAATGGGGTTCAACACATTGGTTGTGTTTAGTAATTAAAGATAAAAACTCTAAAGAATGCATTGGTATAACGGGATTAGTTATATCGGAAAAGTTTGGCCACACTGTTGAGGTTGGCTACCTATTAAAAAAAGCATTCCATGGCCAAGGATATGGGACCGAGTCACTAGTTGGTTTAATTGAACATACGCAGGAAAACTATCCAGTATCTGAAATAAACGCCATTGTGACAGATGGTAACTTACCATCATGTAAGTTACTCGAAAAGGCAGGGTTTGTTTTGGTTGAGCGTGAGTCCGATGCTTATCAGATTGGGAATAAATTATACGACGACCTAATTTATCGCTACGCGGTGTAA
- the glgC gene encoding glucose-1-phosphate adenylyltransferase — MQDTLAVILAGGMGSRLSPLTDDRAKPAVPFGGKYRIIDFTLSNCLHSGVRQILVLTQYKSHSLQKHLRDGWSLFRPELGEFISVVPPQMRGGGKWYEGTADAIYHNLWLLSRSEAKYVVVLSGDHIYRMDYEPMLKQHIETDANLTIACMSVPRNEASSFGVISTNEERQIETFIEKPIDPPSMPGSPESSLASMGIYIFDMEVLQSALSDDAQNSNSTHDFGKDIIPKLIETHNVFAYHFCSDKGRVDKDCYWRDVGTIDSFYKANMDLLEPVPPMNLYQSEWGVRTYEPQYPPARTVSSATGNEGIFINSIISNGVINSGGSVQHSIVSSNVRINDSATIVDSILFDDVEVGEGCKLVNCIIDKHVQIPPYTQIGLNRVEDAQRFHISENGIVVVPENFQF; from the coding sequence ATGCAAGATACATTAGCAGTAATATTAGCTGGTGGGATGGGTTCAAGACTCAGTCCATTAACTGATGATAGAGCCAAACCCGCAGTCCCCTTTGGGGGCAAGTATCGAATTATTGATTTTACATTAAGTAACTGTCTGCATTCAGGAGTCAGGCAAATACTTGTGCTAACACAATATAAATCTCACTCATTACAAAAACATCTCCGAGATGGCTGGTCACTTTTTCGACCAGAGTTGGGAGAATTCATTTCTGTCGTTCCCCCTCAAATGCGTGGAGGCGGTAAATGGTATGAAGGAACTGCTGATGCTATTTATCATAATCTGTGGCTACTTTCACGCAGTGAAGCCAAATATGTTGTCGTATTGTCAGGTGATCATATCTATCGAATGGATTATGAACCAATGTTAAAGCAACATATAGAAACCGATGCAAACCTAACAATTGCATGCATGTCAGTCCCTCGTAATGAGGCATCGTCGTTTGGTGTTATATCGACCAATGAAGAGCGACAAATCGAAACGTTCATTGAAAAGCCGATTGACCCACCTTCAATGCCCGGCTCTCCCGAATCAAGTTTAGCTTCAATGGGGATTTACATTTTCGATATGGAAGTACTTCAATCGGCATTGAGCGATGATGCTCAAAACTCAAATTCAACTCATGACTTTGGTAAGGACATCATTCCTAAACTCATTGAAACTCACAATGTATTTGCCTATCACTTTTGCTCAGATAAAGGTCGCGTCGATAAAGATTGTTACTGGCGAGATGTTGGAACCATAGATTCCTTTTATAAAGCAAATATGGATTTACTCGAACCTGTACCTCCAATGAACTTGTATCAATCAGAATGGGGAGTCAGGACTTATGAACCCCAGTATCCTCCTGCGAGAACAGTATCCTCAGCGACAGGGAATGAAGGAATTTTTATTAATTCAATCATCTCAAATGGCGTGATAAATTCAGGTGGTTCGGTACAACACTCTATCGTCTCATCAAATGTCAGAATCAACGACAGCGCAACGATCGTGGATAGTATTTTGTTCGATGACGTCGAAGTCGGTGAAGGATGCAAGTTAGTCAATTGCATTATTGATAAACATGTCCAGATCCCTCCCTATACACAGATTGGTCTCAATCGAGTTGAAGATGCACAGCGGTTCCACATTTCAGAAAATGGCATAGTCGTTGTACCTGAAAACTTTCAGTTTTAG